In Oreochromis aureus strain Israel breed Guangdong linkage group 15, ZZ_aureus, whole genome shotgun sequence, a single genomic region encodes these proteins:
- the LOC116332285 gene encoding mitochondrial basic amino acids transporter-like isoform X1: MFRSIVSLSVGAAGVLVGHPFDTVKVRLQVQNADKPVYRGTFHCFQSIIRQESVFGLYKGIGSPMMGLTFINAIVFGVQGNTMRWLGEDTPRNQFLAGAAAGAIQTVVCCPMELAKTRMQMQGTGVKTGYKKMYKNSFDCLLRIYKQEGLRGVNRGMVTTLVRETPAFGVYFLSYDLLTRSLGCEPDARFLIPKLLFAGGMAGVISWVCNYPVDVIKSRLQADGVGGVNQYSSIADCIRQSVRKEGYMVFTRGLTSTLLRAFPVNAATFATVTLFLMYAQPENRGPKDCEPAPTQTEEQTRPTNL; the protein is encoded by the exons ATGTTTAGGAG TATTGTTTCATTGTCTGTAGGTGCGGCTGGAGTGTTGGTTGGACACCCATTTGACACAGTAAAG GTAAGACTGCAGGTCCAGAATGCTGATAAACCTGTATATCGTGGGACTTTCCACTGCTTCCAGTCCATCATACGTCAGGAGTCG GTATTTGGCTTGTATAAAGGCATTGGATCCCCCATGATGGGCCTTACATTCATCAATGCTATAGTGTTTGGTGTTCAGGGAAATACAATGCGATGGCTGGGGGAAGACACCCCAAGGAACCAGTTCCTTGCTGGTGCTGCAGCGGGAGCCATCCAGACTGTAGTCTGCTGCCCCATGGAGCTGGCCAAAACTCGCATGCAAATGCAGGGTACAGGGGTAAAGACGGGCTATAAAAAGATGTATAAGAACTCCTTTGACTGTTTGCTACGCATTTACAAACAGGAGGGTCTGCGGGGTGTAAACAGGGGCATGGTTACTACACTTGTCCGTGAAACACCTGCCTTCGGGGTTTACTTCCTGTCGTATGATTTGCTGACTCGCAGCCTCGGCTGTGAGCCAGATGCCCGCTTTTTGATTCCCAAACTGCTCTTTGCTGGGGGTATGGCAGGCGTCATATCTTGGGTCTGCAACTATCCCGTAGATGTGATCAAATCACGACTCCAAGCAGATGGGGTGGGTGGTGTGAACCAGTACAGCAGCATTGCTGACTGTATCCGGCAGAGTGTCAGGAAAGAGGGTTACATGGTGTTCACTCGAGGCCTCACTTCCACACTGCTAAGAGCCTTCCCTGTGAATGCTGCCACTTTTGCTACCGTCACCCTCTTCCTCATGTACGCGCAACCTGAGAACAGAGGGCCTAAAGACTGTGAGCCGGCCCCGACACAGACAGAGGAGCAGACCCGGCCCACCAACCTGTGA
- the slc25a47a gene encoding solute carrier family 25 member 47-A yields MHFADFVSGSFAGACGVAVGYPLDTVKVRIQTQKQFTGVYQCVVETFSKEGVHGFFKGMSLPIATISMTSSVVFGTYRNCLQCLSQARGACCGPNTKLDVFLSGMAGGVAQVSVMSPGDIVKVRLQCQTESRRALTKTPKPKYHGPVHCLLTIVKQEGLMGLYRGALPLMLRDGPSYATYFLTYATICEWFAGGSKKKLDWYVVMLAGGIAGMAGWTIGTPMDVIKARLQMDGARETKKYKGFFHCIAETARVEGTGVFFRSLGINWLRAFPVNMVVFFTYEVLTGFFQAGGEGVDPPQLGLE; encoded by the exons ATGCATTTTGCTGATTTCGTGTCTGGATCATTTGCAG GGGCATGTGGAGTTGCAGTGGGCTACCCTCTGGACACTGTGAAG GTTCGgatacaaacacagaaacagttCACAGGTGTATATCAGTGTGTAGTGGAGACATTTTCAAAAGAAGGG GTGCATGGCTTCTTCAAAGGCATGTCCTTACCCATTGCCACAATCTCTATGACGTCCTCGGTGGTGTTTGGCACATACCGGAACTGCTTGCAGTGTCTGAGCCAGGCACGAGGAGCTTGTTGTGGTCCAAACACCAAACTGGATGTCTTCCTGTCTGGAATGGCCGGCGGTGTAGCTCAG GTATCAGTGATGTCTCCAGGTGACATTGTGAAAGTACGTCTGCAGTGTCAGACAGAGTCCAGGCGAGCATTAACCAAGACGCCCAAGCCAAAGTACCACGGTCCAGTTCACTGCCTGCTAACCATCGTCAAACAGGAGGGACTCATGGGGCTCTACAGAGGAGCTCTTCCTCTCATGTTAAGAGATGGGCCATCATATGCCACTTACTTTTTGACATATGCAACTATCTGTGAATGGTTTGCAGGTGGCAGTAAGAAAAAGTTAG ATTGGTATGTTGTGATGCTGGCTGGGGGAATAGCAGGAATGGCCGGCTGGACTATAGGAACACCCATGGACGTCATCAAAGCGCGCCTTCAGATGGATGGAGCAAGGGAGACAAAGAAATATAAGGGCTTTTTCCACTGCATAGCTGAGACTGCAAGAGTGGAGGGAACTGGGGTTTTCTTCAGGAGCCTAGGCATCAATTGGCTGCGTGCATTCCCTGTAAACATGGTGGTGTTTTTTACATATGAGGTTCTAACTGGTTTTTTCCAAGCTGGAGGTGAAGGTGTTGACCCGCCTCAGTTAGGGTTAGAATAA
- the LOC116332285 gene encoding mitochondrial basic amino acids transporter-like isoform X2, with the protein MDFIAGCLGGAAGVLVGHPFDTVKVRLQVQNADKPVYRGTFHCFQSIIRQESVFGLYKGIGSPMMGLTFINAIVFGVQGNTMRWLGEDTPRNQFLAGAAAGAIQTVVCCPMELAKTRMQMQGTGVKTGYKKMYKNSFDCLLRIYKQEGLRGVNRGMVTTLVRETPAFGVYFLSYDLLTRSLGCEPDARFLIPKLLFAGGMAGVISWVCNYPVDVIKSRLQADGVGGVNQYSSIADCIRQSVRKEGYMVFTRGLTSTLLRAFPVNAATFATVTLFLMYAQPENRGPKDCEPAPTQTEEQTRPTNL; encoded by the exons ATGGACTTCATTGCTGGATGTTTAGGAG GTGCGGCTGGAGTGTTGGTTGGACACCCATTTGACACAGTAAAG GTAAGACTGCAGGTCCAGAATGCTGATAAACCTGTATATCGTGGGACTTTCCACTGCTTCCAGTCCATCATACGTCAGGAGTCG GTATTTGGCTTGTATAAAGGCATTGGATCCCCCATGATGGGCCTTACATTCATCAATGCTATAGTGTTTGGTGTTCAGGGAAATACAATGCGATGGCTGGGGGAAGACACCCCAAGGAACCAGTTCCTTGCTGGTGCTGCAGCGGGAGCCATCCAGACTGTAGTCTGCTGCCCCATGGAGCTGGCCAAAACTCGCATGCAAATGCAGGGTACAGGGGTAAAGACGGGCTATAAAAAGATGTATAAGAACTCCTTTGACTGTTTGCTACGCATTTACAAACAGGAGGGTCTGCGGGGTGTAAACAGGGGCATGGTTACTACACTTGTCCGTGAAACACCTGCCTTCGGGGTTTACTTCCTGTCGTATGATTTGCTGACTCGCAGCCTCGGCTGTGAGCCAGATGCCCGCTTTTTGATTCCCAAACTGCTCTTTGCTGGGGGTATGGCAGGCGTCATATCTTGGGTCTGCAACTATCCCGTAGATGTGATCAAATCACGACTCCAAGCAGATGGGGTGGGTGGTGTGAACCAGTACAGCAGCATTGCTGACTGTATCCGGCAGAGTGTCAGGAAAGAGGGTTACATGGTGTTCACTCGAGGCCTCACTTCCACACTGCTAAGAGCCTTCCCTGTGAATGCTGCCACTTTTGCTACCGTCACCCTCTTCCTCATGTACGCGCAACCTGAGAACAGAGGGCCTAAAGACTGTGAGCCGGCCCCGACACAGACAGAGGAGCAGACCCGGCCCACCAACCTGTGA